A part of Salvelinus alpinus chromosome 23, SLU_Salpinus.1, whole genome shotgun sequence genomic DNA contains:
- the LOC139550256 gene encoding ras-related protein Rap-2b-like → MREYKVVVLGSGGVGKSALTVQFVTGSFIEKYDPTIEDFYRKEIEVDSSPSVLEILDTAGTEQFASMRDLYIKNGQGFILVYSLVNQQSFQDIKALRDQIIRVKRYERVPMVLVGNKVDLEGEREVSSGEGKALAQEWNCPFMETSAKNKGLVDELFAEIVIQAWRDGLEDSSLC, encoded by the exons ATGAGGGAGTATAAAGTGGTCGTGTTGGGCTCGGGTGGCGTGGGTAAATCAGCATTGACGGTCCAGTTTGTAACGGGATCCTTCATTGAGAAATACGACCCCACAATAGAGGATTTCTACCGAAAGGAGATCGAGGTGGACTCGTCGCCCTCTGTTCTGGAGATACTGGACACGGCCGGGACCGAACAGTTCGCCTCCATGCGAGACCTGTACATCAAAAACGGGCAGGGATTTATTTTGGTCTACAGTCTGGTCAACCAGCAGAGCTTCCAAGATATCAAGGCATTGAGGGATCAAATCATCCGAGTGAAAAGATACGAACGAGTGCCAATGGTATTGGTTGGAAACAAGGTGGACTTGGAAGGCGAGAGGGAGGTCTCTTCCGGGGAAGGCAAGGCGCTGGCTCAGGAGTGGAATTGCCCGTTTATGGAAACTTCTGCAAAAAATAAAGGCTTGGTCGACGAACTGTTCGCAGAAATC GTCATTCAGGCCTGGAGAGATGGATTGGAGGACTCCTCCCTCTGCTGA
- the LOC139551385 gene encoding complement C1q tumor necrosis factor-related protein 3-like produces the protein MKTAAPLLALVFCHLSVAQLQDSDEIRVNGITQQLDYQGVESKAKEIPAEEQAVEAEATVYRQASVLREMRAAMAEQRAELTAVGAKLRASESQVEELKRDLQGRQVAFAASISNVGHIDPFNTEITLTYKNVYTNIGSAYNPSTGIFTAPVRGVYYFSFSGHNRSSRPMGLRLMNNGEQMIIVYNHVSGNRHETATNGISLQLNVGDHVYMQLWANTWIFDNSNNHSTFIGHLLFRL, from the exons ATGAAGACAGCAGCGCCTCTGCTAGCCTTAGTCTTCTGTCACCTGTCAGTGGCTCAGCTTCAGGACTCTGACGAGATCAGAGTGAATGGCATCACTCAGCAGCTAGACTACCAGGGAGTAGAGAGCAAAGCCAAAGAGATTCCTGCAGAGGAACAGGCAGTAGAGGCAGAAGCCACGGTGTACAGACAGGCAAGTGTGCTGAGAGAGATGCGCGCTGCAAtggcagagcagagagcagagctgaCAGCAGTGGGAGCTAAACTGAGAGCCAGCGAGAGTCAGGTGGAGGAACTGAAGAGAGACCTTCAAG GTAGACAGGTGGCTTTTGCAGCTTCCATCAGCAATGTTGGCCACATTGACCCCTTCAACACTGAAATCACTCTGACCTACAAGAATGTCTACACAAACATCGGAAGTGCTTACAACCCATCAACAG GAATCTTCACAGCACCGGTCAGAGGAGTCTACTACTTCAGCTTCTCAGGTCACAACAGATCTTCTAGACCCATGGGGCTTCGACTGATGAACAACGGAGAACAGATGATTATTGTGTACAACCACGTCTCTGGAAACCGACATGAGACCGCAACCAATGGCATCTCGCTGCAGCTGAACGTAGGAGACCATGTTTACATGCAACTTTGGGCCAATACATGGATCTTTGACAATAGCAATAACCACAGCACATTCATTGGTCATTTGCTCTTCCGTCTGTGA